GGCCATGATCTTAAGGTGCTGCTGAAGTGGGTACAAGCGAAAATCCCGACAGTTACAGCATCTAGTGTGTTTACGTGTAAAATTTGGGATCAGGTTGGGGTGAAGTTATGGGATGCTGCTACGACAGGGAAGGCTGAGGCGCAGCACATGCTTCCGTGGTGGTGGATTGTATTTGAGACGCTTAAAGTGCAAGAAGGGAAATTGGAACAGAGCACTGAGGGAGCTCAGACTCCTCCTCTGTTACCCTCCAAGCTGCCACCAAAGCCGAAGCCATGAACTAAGACTTTGGGTGCATATGCAGCAAAATACACCCCCAAGGAAGACCCCAACCTTTATCCTGTGGACCCTCATGGTGTATGGGCTTCTATAAAATGACAGGCACTGAAGGAAGGGGATACTGAAGTGGCTAATACAATACTAGCCccaaggaagagggggaaatcCTCAATGGGAatccttgtccttcttggtAATTTTGGTggattgagagagggcctagctctccctcccccacagagtaagagaCCACAGCTacactcagtcggagaagcaagctatatttacatagaatacatagaataaaccaggttggaagagaccttcaagatcatcgcgtccaacccatcaaccaatccaacaccacccaaacaactaacccacggcaccaagcaccccatcaagtctcctcctgaaaacctccagtggtggtgactccaccacctccccaggcagcccattccaatgggcaatcactctttctttatagaactttttcctaacatccagcctgaacctcccctggcatagcctgagactgtgtcctcttgttctggtactggctgcctgggagaagagaccaacatccatctgtctacaacctcccttcaggtagttgtagagagtaataaggtcacccctgagtctcctcttctccaggctaagcaaccccagctccctcagcctctcctcgtagggcttgtgttccaaacccctcaccaactttgttgctcttctctggactcgttccagcaagtcaacctccttcctaaactgaggggcccagaactggacacagtactcgaggtgcggcctaaccagtgcagtgtacaggggcagaatgacctccctgctcctgctggccacactgttcctgatgaaggccaggatgccattggccctcttagctgcctgggcacactgcaggctcatgttcagtctaccgtcaaccagcacccctaggtccctctcagcctgactgctctcagccactctgaccccagcttgtagctctgcatggggttgctgtggccaatgtgcagaacccggcacttggatgtgttcaatctcatgcccttggcctctgcccatctgcccagcctgtcgaggtccctctgcagagcctctctaccctccagtagatcaactcctgcccccagcttggtgtggtcagcaaatttactgatgatggactcaatgtcctcgtccagatcatcaataaagatgttaaagtgcatggggcccagcactgatccctggggcacaccactggtgcctggctgccagctggatgtggcaccattcactaccactctctgggctcagcctccagccagttcctaacccatcgcagtgtgctcccatccaagccatgggctgacagcttggccaggagtttgctatggggaacggtgtcaaaggccttgctgaggtccaggtagactacatccacagcctccccacatccaccaggcagtcacctgatcatagaaggagatcaggttggtcaggcaggacctgcccttcctaaatccatgctggctgggcctgatcccttggccatcctctaagtgctgtgtgattgcactcaggatgacctgctccataatctttcctggccctgaggtcaggctgacaggcctggaattccctggctcatccaacctgcccttcttgtggatgggtaccacgttggccagcttccagtcatctgggatctctccagtgagccaggactgatgaaaaatcatggagagtggcttggccagctcatctgccagctctctcagcaccctaggatggatcccatctggtcccatggacttgtgggggtctaagctgctgaggagagctcctatcacttgctcttggaacacagggaaactatgcagctccctggctccttctgccagctctgcaggccagctgtctggaagacattctgtcctgctagtgaaaattgaggcaaagaaggtgttaagtacctctgccttttcctcatcctgtgatacaacatttccctccatgtcaaccaaggagtgaaggttgtccctgcccttcttcttgctattaatatatttatagaaggactttttgttgtccttcagaggccagtttgagttccaaatgtgcttttgcctctctaattttcctcctacatgccctagcaacctctttaagcatcccatgggttgcctcccctttcttccaaagatgatacaccctctttttttcccttagttctgttaaaagttcattacacagccaggctggccgtctgccccggcagctcctcttccggcacattggcacagcctgctcctgagccttcatcagttctttcttgaagtaggtccagccctcctggacccctttatttttaagggctttctcccatggaaccctctgaattatttccttgagcaacctgaagtctgccctccggcagtccagagtggaggtcttcttgctgcccctcttagtttgaccgaaTACAgaaaattcaattctctcgtggtcgctggcccctaaacagcctccgaccaccacatccccaccagcccttccctgctggtgaagaggaggtcaagcagagccttacccctggcaggctcacgcagcacctgggataagaagctgtcctccatgcagtctaagaacctcctagactgtctcctctctgctgtgttgagatcccagcagatgtcaggcaggttgaagtcgcccataaggacaaggtcaggagatcttgagacagccttaagctgtctatagaatgcttcgtcgacatcatcctcctggttgggtggtctataacagactccaaccaggatgtctgccctgccggtcttccctctaattcttgcccacaagcattcaacctgatcgtccctaatctccagttcaatggcatctagtgcctccctgatgtacagggccacccctccatcccttcttccttgtctatctctcctgaagagcctgtagccatcaattgcagcactcctgtcatgtgagctatcccaccacgtctctgtgatggcaactacatcataactttcctgctgcaacaaggcttccagctcctcttgtttgtttcccatgcttcgtgcattagtgtacatgcacctcagctgggctgctggtttggcctctgaccctagcttactgcccccaggctcttgcctgaggggactagtttcagccccttccctctttgaaactagtttaaagccctgtcaatgagagctgccagttccctccccagaatctttttacctttgggggacaggccattctcatatactgtgatctttccccttctttgggacagatgtactccatctgttgccaggtggcctggtgcagtagaaagtttaccaagatcaaaaaacccaaaattcttttgtctgcaccagcctctaagccacttgttgactatggctgctgtcctgttccttgtggtattccctcctgcaactaagggtgttgaggaaaaaatttgagcacctgacccctcaaccagatctcccagggccctgaaataatttttgatagccctgggagttctgattacaacatcatcattccctatctgcataagtagcaaaggataatagtcagaaggctgtaccagcctgggcagccttctggtaacatcattaatttgggctccagggagacaacagagttccctatgagatgggtctggctgacaaatggggccctccattcccctcagaagtgaatcaccaataacaattaccctcctctttttcttgagggagctggtcctgatgccaggggagggttgtttaaccttagactgctttgccttaggccgtttaaccttaggttgtttacccttaggctctttagcctcagggagaaccccagatggtgtgtcctctggcaacaggaccacctcaccctcgatctccagtgccccatacctgttggtcaagagcagtggggaaggtgtgggaaggcaaggaggcttAGCcctgtgtcttttgagaggaacctgtgtccattcccctctgctttttgggtaaccagcctctgctgtgggagcctgcagggcctgcttactcttgttcatatctttccccctctggtttatctctttcctcttccggttcatctcttccctacatttCCTTACACTTTTAATTTACAAGCAtctatggaatgcaggttatatataacacagtatatacagtattttacaatatatatacagaaatatacagcaaagaaaaataacacaacaaaattccctcctcgaggagggtttccctccctgtaaccccctctccccccccccccccccccccttttttcccaaaaaggggttagagagagaaagaaaggcagttattaaggaaaagagatgttattaggcttcaaaagcacatgcaggctttagttttgcttatctcaaggtcagctccggctagtttgctgagaagcagacagggtggaaaggcagaacaggctggaactcagaaaaattccaactgccctaaaacttaaagttgcattctgcccatctaccaatgaaattcatttagaatatctgaGTGTTTACATTCTggaaccaaaacattcagccagagtgttctaacactgtccctttcttaaaggcacagcctcaaacggtcgcAGTAATCAAAGAACTCCATCGCTCGGTCATGGACTATGGACTCTCTTCACCCTATTTTTCCAGTCTTTTGGCATTGGTGTGTGACACACATGTAATGACACCGCACGACTTAAGGTGCTTGGCACAGCTTTTGTTTACTCCCACTCAATATATGTTGTCGGAATCTCAGTGGAGAAGGGGActtccagcccttctgcttACATATGTGGGACATAGTAATCCTGCTTTAACAGCACTCACTCTTGAACATCTCATGGGCATGGGTCAACATTCAGATCCGACAATGCAGGCACGCCATTGCCCATGGGAAGCTTTAGGGGCAGTTTGTGAGGAAGCAAGAAAAGCTTTTCTTAAGGTTCCAGACTCTCCAAAACCACAAAAGGCTTTTACAAATATCACCCAAGATGCCCAGGAACCTTCTATGCAATTTGTGGACTGACTTAAACAAGCTTTAGAACACCAAATTGATAACGGGGCATCGTGGGATATATTGTCATTGAATTAGCTGTGGAAAATGCGAGTGCGGATTGTAAAAAATTGTTAAAATCTCTGCCTAACCCAAATCCCACTTGAACTGAAATGATTGAGGCTTGTAACAGAAGAGGTACAGTAGAGCATAAATATGAAGCtatggctgctgcttttgtggcTATGAAAGGACCAACAAATATGGGAGTTTGTTATGGTTGTGGTAAGCCGGGGCACCTTAAAAGGAATTGCTTAGTATTTAGTAATGGAACTAGACCTAAACCACCTGGGCTATGCCCAAAATGTCACAAAGGGAGACACTATGCTAACCAATCTTGGACTAAGTATGATTTTAAAGGGCAGCTGATACAGGGAAACGGATTGCGGAGCGTGGGACGGCACCGCGCGCAGACACAAATTCCACAGCCATCGCTTTACAACCGGACGATCGGAACGACCACATCTCCAGCCTCCACCCAGCGACAACCAGCAACGCAGGACTGGACCTGGTAACCTCCCACACAGTAACCATACATGATTCGACGGTACATTTAGTACAAGCAGATAAGTCAGACGCCCTTCCAGTGAAAACTCAGGTGCTAATATTAGGTAGATCATCATGCTTGCACTTGATgctcttagaggtcctttccaatccaaacagttctctgattctggcACTCTATGACCTGCTGCTGAGTCACCAAGAGGTCCTGCTTGAAGACTGTCTGGTCAGGCCTGCTCATCCTGGACTCCGGTACCCTTCAGGACGGCCTCCCAAGATACTTTGTCAAGCAGGTTActaaacaaggccaagtgtgtCCTCTGCAAGTCcaaggtggcagagctgctgacctCACTGCTTACTCCTctcagaacagaaggctccagcatAGAGGAACTGCTGTGCCCAAGAGGgcctccaggctccagctcacacccagctccctctttGCTCACAGAcaacagggccagaggagctgtTGCTGGGCCGCAGGAAATGAGACCCCCAGCCACAAGGCAgccacaaaccacagcagcccagagccacgccgtgacctcactgctgacaccccacctctgctgggctgggctcacctctgctgccagccctgccagcataaaGCCGGCCCAGCGCCTCTCTCCCTCACAGACACCTCCTGACGCCTTCTCCTGcgctctgctccctccaccaggtcagcctccagcccctcaccctccttctgctgccccaaaaGCCATCTCTCTCACACCCCCAAGGCCCTGTGCTCCCTCCacaccctctctctcttccagggCTCCTCCACCCCACACCCATGGCCTGCTACGACCGCTGCCGCCCCTGCGGACCCACCCCgctggccaacagctgcaacGAGCCCTGCGCCTTGCAGTGCCAGGACTCCCGCGTCTTCATCCAGCCTTCCCCCGTGCTGGTCACCCTGCCAGGACCCatcctcacctccttcccccagagcaCCGCCGTCGGATCCtcctcaggggctgccctgggcaccgagCTCAACGCCCAGGGACAGCCCATCTCCTCCGGCGCCTTCGGCAACGGCTACGGCTTGGCTGGCCTGGGCTATGGCTGCGGCGCCGTGAGAGGCTGCTACCCCTGCTGAGGGCCCTGCACACCCCCCCTgacaccacacacagcctgcaacagctcctgcagcacaagccccTGGCCTGATGCTCGCCCTGCTTGCCCCTCACACCGCCTCCCAtccccttgctgctcctgcctctgccctctgctttgccctcaaTAAACTTCTCCTGCACACCAGACCCAGGTGCCTCCTCTgcatttcttctcccaggcctctGCCAGCTTCACAGGGGAAAATGGCTTGGCTCAAGAGGccttgggggtgggtggggaaagTGCCAGAAGACCTCTCATCGGAAGGAGTGACCAGCATAACCTCTAGACACTCAGTCTACCACCTGGACTCTTCCAGAATGTGCCACAAGTCCACcacttgctcacagccttcaaGCACTCTCCTGCACACCCTTCCAATGaattcagcctgctccagggacacTTGGCTGAAtctcctcccaccagcctggctggacaagcccaactctctcagcttggcctcctcttcctggcctcctctggatccattccaacacctccatgtccttcctggccTGGGGGCCCCACAGCTCAACCccacactgcagctgagctctcctgACAGTTGAGTAACCATGgagcatcacctcccttgacctgctgctcatgcagcagctcgtccctccagcctgtcagccacaccacacagcttgctgtcatccacagacttgctgagggtgccttgaTCCCATGTCACCAACACAGACCTGCTCCCAAGGTGCAcctctgagggacaccactcgtTACTGGTCTCCACTTGTACATCAAACCTtggaccacaactctctgagtgTGGGCATCCAGACTATTCCTTATCCACCAACCTGTCCCCCCAGCAAGTCCACAGCTCTTCAGTTGAGAGACTTGGCTGTTGTGCAGGACACTGACAAACGCTTTGCACACGTCCAGGTAGGTGACATCAGGTGCTCTGCCCTTACCCACCAACACTCCAACCCTCTTGCAGAAGGCCACCAAATTTGTCAGCCACACTGAGACCTTCTTGAAGCCATGCTGCTTGTCACTCAGCACCTCTCTGTTCTCTGCCCATCTTGCCACAGTCTCCAGCAAGATCTTCTCCATGGtcttgctgggcacaggggtgaCACCATCAGGCCTGTAGTCAAGCTCACTCTTCCTCTTTAGCCTCCTCACATGGCCATCACCTGCTGccacctgcctgctgggcacccTTTCACCTTACCCCAGGGATGGATGAGGATGGCCAACACTGGGCCCCACGGATAtgagttctgggctccaccACTTGAGACTTGCCCCAGCCAGATTTTGGGGCACTCATCAGAAGCCTCTGGGCCCAGAGCTTAAGCACTTTGCAGTGCACCACACTGGCCACttacagagcaggctgctggccagcTTCTGTAGCAGCATGCACTGCAGAATCTCTCACAGCTTTACAGAGGGCAATATcagccacagctctctgtgccTCCACAAAGCCACCCAGTTCAATGGAGAACAcatggaggatggccaaggacagttTCCCTTCTAGAACCCAGGCTGACAACTCCCCATCCCCTTCTTGGCTTccaggagcctggcagagcttgcCAGGAGGAGTTTCTGGAGAACCTGCCCTAGAGACAACGTCAGGCTCACCAGGGTCTAATATCTCAGATCTTCCTACTGAAGCCTCAAACACAGGAGGGCTCTGAGATTTCTCACACTGCTCAAGAATAGCTCCAAGGCACCATGGCCATCCCAAGCTAAGGCACAGTGGCCTCCCAAGGTCAGcagtcagctccctcagcattcctgcccacagccagtCCCGCACCACTCCTTCCCACCTCCCTTCATCTTCCTCAGCATCCAGAACTGCTTGTCTGAAAAACAGCCTGGAAATGCTCACCTGGGCTCATAGCCATTGCCCAACCCTTGGCAGGAAGCCCCAGCACCTAGGCCTGGACTCTGCAACTGCATGCTGCATGCAGCACTCTGGGGAAAAACACCAGGCCTACACACAGGCTCAGCTGCACCTGAGCCAGGCTAAGTCACATTTTCTCTGTTCAGCTAGGCTGCCCTTATTCAGAACCTGCTTCTCTTTAGGAGCATGGGGACAGTCTGCAATTGAATCCACATGACTTCCAACGTAAAGACTCTCTCCCTTCTGGGCAATTTTGACAAAGGCActtctgctgtgcagaagcagcagcaatcctACTTGGCTTTGACCTCTCTCATTTGCTCCCTTCAGAAGCTCACAAAGCCCTTGGAGTCCTCCTGGGTTCCCTGCTTTGGCATCCACAGGTCAGGAACTCTTCTCTTGtggagctccagccccagctctctgtgcagccagcctgccctaCCCCAatgccttctctttctccaggaagtcttcaagaaacctgtgcacatggcactttggcacGTGCTTTAATGCCCATGGTGGGGCTAGGGCAATGCCTGCACTTGGTCCTCTTAGAGGTCCTCtccaatccaaacaattctctgattctggcaCTCTAtgacctgctgctgagccaccaaGAGGTCCTGCTTGAAGACTGTCTGGTCAGGCCtgctcatcctggactcctgtgCCCTTCAGGACAGCCTCCCAAGATACTTTGTCAAGCAGGTTActaaacaaggccaagtgtgtCCTCTGCAAGTCcaaggtggcagagctgctgacctCACTGCTTACTCCTctcagaacagaaggctccagcatAGAGGAACTGCTGTGCCCAAGAGGgcctccaggctccagctcacacccagctccctctttGCTCACAGAcaacagggccagaggagctgttgctgggctgcaggaaatGAGACCCCCAGCCACAAGGCAgccacaaaccacagcagcccagtgccACGCCGTGACCTCACTGCTGACAccccacctctgctgggctgggctcacctctgctgccagccctgccagcataaaGCCGGCCCAGCGCCTCTCTCCCTCACAGACGCCTCCTGACGCCTTCTCCTGcgctctgctccctccaccaggtcagcctccagcccctcaccctccttctgctgccccaaagACCATCTCTCTCACAGCCCTGCACTCCCTCCacaccctctctctcttccagggCCCCTCCACCCCACACCCATGGCCTGCTACGACCGCTGCCGCCCCTGCGGACCCACCCCgctggccaacagctgcaacGAGCCCTGCACCTTGCAGTGCCAGGACTCCCGCGTCTTCATCCAGCCTTCCCCCGTGCTGGTCACCCTGCCAGGACCCatcctcacctccttcccccagagcaCCGCCGTCGGATCCtcctcaggggctgccctgggcaccgagCTCAACGCCCAGGGACAGCCCATCTCCTCCGGCGCCTTCGGCAACGGCTACGGCTACGGCTTGGCTGGCCTGGGCTATGGCTGCGGCGCCGCAAGAGGCTGCTACCCCTGCTGAGGGCCCTGCACACCCCCCCCTgacaccacacacagcctgcaacagctcctgcagcacaagccccTGGCCTGATGCTCGCCCTGCTTGCCCCTCACACCGCCTCCCTTCCCctagctgctcctgcctctgccctctgctttgccctcaaTAAACTTCTCCTGCACACCAGACCCACATgcctcctctgcctttcttctcccaagcctctgccagcctcacaggggaaaaggtCTGAGCTCAAGAGGCcgtggggatgggttggaaagggacccgAAGACCTCTCTTCAAAACAAAAGACCCAGCCAGAGCACCAGAGAGTAGCACAAGGAGACTTCCAGACTgtaactcaaaccattctcaTCGCCAAATTCAGGCGTGGACACACCAAGGCACTTCTGCCCACACCTCTCTCGCCATCTCTCCCTGGCAACACACTCCTCAAGCACAGAGTCACGAGTTGGAAAGGTCCCTCAGTCCAACTCAGTGCAACCTTTAACCAACACTACCAATCCAACTGCAAACCATTGCCCTAAGCGCCACAGATAGAACAGAGTTTTGGTGACCCTCATCCCATTGTCCTTAGCCATCGATCCCCCATGGCCAGAGCCCTCTCTACAAcattcctaccctcaagcacaTCAGGCTTCCTGTggatcttggtgtcatctgcaagcttatTGAGTGTGCCCTCCAACCCTTGCCCACATCAGGGATAGAAGATCCTAAAGAGAACAGGCCCccgcagagccctgcagaagagcactgctgagcagccaccaactggattGGCCTCCATCCACCACCACTCGAGGGGCACAGCCATGCTGCCAGTttggtgcccagggcagagtctgcagctcccagctgtcagcagccactttctgcaggagcagcctgtgagGCACACTGGCAAAGAGCTTCCTAAAGCCCTGCTGAAAACCACCCAAAGCTGCTCCCTCATCCACCACGTGGGGCCCTTGGTATGGAAGGAGATCtgctcaggcaggcagcacctgccTTTCAAACCCCTTGCTGACTGGGCCTCATGGCCCAGTTCTCCACCATGACCTGTGGGATGGCACTCAAGAtcacctgctccatcaccttccctggcaccaaacTCACActgttatagatgactcctggtaaaaggttttggtaacagttttattggcactaaaagatcttaaaaaggtaataaaaggtaataaaaggcaagaaaagcaaagcaaccgGTTGGGCATGCGAGGGTACAAAACTTCACCCCACAGCACCTTTACaatagctttcttcatcttctaTGGTTACATCATCTACAGAAACAAgcttatgctaaatagaaggcaggcatatgataatgagtcttCAGAATAGGTGATcaaatcccttctccctacATTCTGTGTGGTAGGGGTCAAAGCATCCACTTGCCCGCGTGCTCAGTCGTCCAGGCTTcttatctaaagaaaacaaattctctgcgcttctcctcagccttggggtctccaattagccaaacacactgtctctgtttaagtctgtaaaatatgcagctcCCCCATTGCCCTCaaaacaggctcctgcaagctcCTCACCCCCAGTCCCAGAGCACTCGGAATTGTCtaacacagatcacagaatcaccagtatATTCATAGCACACACCAACAGCCCTGCAGCGTCCAACATGCTTCTTCTGGCtctttggtgccatgggcagcaCCTTGACAAATATCCATTCAGCTGGGCCAAGCAGGACTGCTGGGAAACAATGGAAAGTGTCTTGGGGagctcctccaccagctccctcagtagccttgcctgcctccctccagccccacagacctGGGTGTGTCTCACTGGAGCTCCTTCCTGACCATTTCCCCTTGGAGAAGACAAAGGCActtctgctgtgcagaagcagcagcaatcctACTTGGCTTTGCCCTCTCTCATTTGCTCCCTTCAGAAGCTCACAAAGCCCTTGGAGTCCTCCTGGGTTCCCTGCTTTGGCATCCACAGGTCAGGAACTCTTCTCTTGtggagctccagccccagctctctgtgcagccagcctgccctaccccagggccttctctttccccaggaagtcttcaagaaacctgtgcacatggcactttggcacGTGCTTTAATGCCCATGGTGGGGCTAGGGCAATGCTTGCACTTGATGCTCTTAGAGGTCCACtccaatccaaacaattctctgattctggcaCTCTAtgacctgctgctgagccaccaaGAGGTCCTGCTTGAAGACTGTCTGGTCAGGCCtgctcatcctggactcctgtgCCCTTCAGGACGGCCTCCCAAGATATTTTGTCAAGCAGGTTActaaacaaggccaagtgtgtCCTCTGCAAGTCcaaggtggcagagctgctgacctcactgcttcctcctctcagaacagaaggctccagcatAGAGGAACTGCTGTGCCCAAGAGGgcctccaggctccagctcacacccagctccctctttGCTCACAGAcaacagggccagaggagctgtTGCTGGGCCGCAGGAAATGAGACCCCCAGCCACAAGGCAgccacaaaccacagcagcccagagccacgccgtgacctcactgctgacaccccacctctgctgggctgggctcacctctgct
This genomic window from Dryobates pubescens isolate bDryPub1 chromosome 23, bDryPub1.pri, whole genome shotgun sequence contains:
- the LOC128898395 gene encoding feather beta keratin-like — its product is MACYDRCRPCGPTPLANSCNEPCTLQCQDSRVFIQPSPVLVTLPGPILTSFPQSTAVGSSSGAALGTELNAQGQPISSGAFGNGYGYGLAGLGYGCGAARGCYPC
- the LOC128898448 gene encoding feather beta keratin-like — encoded protein: MACYDRCRPCGPTPLANSCNEPCALQCQDSRVFIQPSPVLVTLPGPILTSFPQSTAVGSSSGAALGTELNAQGQPISSGAFGNGYGLAGLGYGCGAVRGCYPC